One window from the genome of Saimiri boliviensis isolate mSaiBol1 chromosome 2, mSaiBol1.pri, whole genome shotgun sequence encodes:
- the ISLR2 gene encoding immunoglobulin superfamily containing leucine-rich repeat protein 2 — protein sequence MFPLLALWLVWALLGMAGACPEPCACVDKYSHQFADCAYKELREVPEGLPANVTTLSLSANKISVLRRGVFADVTQVTSLWLAHNEVRTVEPGALAVLSQLKNLDLSHNFISSFPWSDLRNLSALQLLKMNHNRLGSLPRDALGALPDLRSLRINNNRLRTLAPGTFDALSALSHLQLYHNPFHCGCGLVWLQAWAASTRVSLPEPDSIACASPPALQGVPVHRLPALPCAPPSVRLSAEPPLEAPGTPLRAGLAFLLHCTADGHPTPRLQWQLQIPGGTVVLEPPVQSEEDDGVGVEEGEGEGDGDVLTQTQAPTPTSAPAWPAPPATPRFLALANGSLLVPLLSAKEAGVYTCRAHNELGTNSTSVRVAVAATGPPKHAPGAGGEPDGQAPTSERKSTAKARGNSVLPSKPEGKIKGQGLAKVSVLGETEPEQEEDTGEGEETEDQILADPAEEQRCGNGDPSRYVSNHAFNQSAELKPHVFELGVIALDVAEREARVQLTPLAARWGPGPGGAGGARRPGRRPLRLLYLCPAGGGAAVQWSRVEEGVNAYWFRGLRPGTNYSVCLALAGEACHVQVVFSTKKELPSLLVIVAVSVFLLVLATVPLLGAACCHLLAKHPGKPYRLILRPQAPDPMEKRIAADFDPRASYLESEKSYPAGGEAGVEEPEDAQGEGPEEDAEQGDPSGDLQREESLAACSLVESQSKTNQEEFEAGSEYSDRLPLGAEAVNIAQEINGNYRQTAG from the coding sequence ATGTTCCCCCTTCTGGCCCTGTGGTTGGTCTGGGCGCTTCTAGGAATGGCTGGAGCATGCCCGGAGCCGTGCGCCTGCGTGGACAAGTACTCTCACCAGTTCGCGGACTGCGCTTACAAGGAGTTGCGCGAGGTGCCCGAAGGACTGCCTGCCAACGTGACCACGCTTAGTCTGTCTGCCAACAAGATCTCGGTGCTACGGCGCGGGGTCTTTGCGGACGTCACGCAGGTCACGTCGCTGTGGCTGGCGCACAATGAGGTGCGCACCGTGGAGCCCGGCGCACTGGCCGTGCTGAGTCAGCTCAAGAACCTCGACCTGAGCCACAACTTCATATCCAGCTTTCCGTGGAGCGACTTGCGCAACCTGAGCGCGCTGCAGCTGCTCAAAATGAACCACAATCGCCTGGGCTCTCTGCCCCGGGACGCACTCGGTGCGCTTCCCGACCTGCGTTCCCTGCGCATCAACAACAACCGGCTGCGTACGCTGGCGCCGGGCACCTTCGACGCTCTCAGCGCGCTGTCACACCTGCAACTCTATCACAATCCTTTCCACTGCGGCTGCGGCCTGGTGTGGCTGCAGGCCTGGGCCGCGAGCACCCGGGTGTCCTTACCCGAGCCCGACTCCATTGCTTGTGCCTCGCCTCCCGCGCTGCAGGGGGTGCCGGTGCACCGCCTGCCCGCCCTGCCCTGTGCACCGCCCAGCGTGCGTCTGAGTGCTGAGCCGCCGCTTGAGGCACCCGGCACCCCACTGCGAGCGGGACTGGCGTTCTTGTTACACTGCACCGCCGACGGCCACCCCACACCCCGCCTGCAATGGCAACTTCAGATCCCCGGTGGCACCGTAGTCTTAGAGCCGCCGGTTCAGAGCGAGGAGGACGACGGGGttggggtggaggaaggagagggagaaggagatgGGGACGTGCTGACGCAGACCCAAGCCCCAACCCCGACATCGGCACCCGCTTGGCCAGCGCCCCCAGCCACCCCGCGCTTCCTGGCCCTCGCAAACGGCTCCCTGTTGGTGCCCCTCCTGAGTGCCAAGGAGGCGGGCGTCTACACTTGCCGTGCACACAATGAGCTGGGCACTAACTCTACGTCAGTACGCGTGGCGGTGGCAGCAACCGGACCTCCAAAACACGCGCCTGGCGCCGGGGGAGAACCTGATGGGCAGGCCCCAACCTCTGAGCGCAAGTCCACAGCCAAGGCCCGGGGCAACAGCGTCCTGCCTTCCAAACCCGAGGGCAAAATCAAAGGCCAAGGCTTGGCGAAGGTCAGCGTTCTCGGGGAGACTGagccagagcaggaggaggacACAGGTGAGGGAGAGGAGACCGAAGACCAGATCCTCGCGGACCCGGCGGAGGAGCAGCGCTGTGGCAACGGGGACCCCTCTCGGTACGTTTCTAACCACGCGTTCAACCAGAGCGCAGAGCTCAAGCCGCACGTCTTCGAGCTGGGCGTCATCGCGCTGGATGTGGCGGAGCGCGAGGCGCGGGTGCAGCTGACGCCGCTGGCTGCGCGCTGGGGCCCCGGGCCCGGCGGGGCTGGCGGAGCCCGGCGACCCGGGCGGCGACCCCTGCGCCTACTCTATCTGTGTCCAGCCGGGGGCGGCGCGGCAGTGCAGTGGTCCCGCGTGGAGGAAGGCGTCAACGCCTACTGGTTCCGCGGCCTGCGGCCCGGTACCAACTACTCCGTGTGCCTGGCGCTGGCGGGCGAAGCCTGCCACGTGCAAGTGGTGTTTTCCACCAAGAAGGAGCTGCCCTCGCTGCTGGTCATCGTGGCAGTGAGCGTATTCCTCCTGGTGCTGGCCACGGTTCCCCTTCTGGGCGCCGCCTGCTGCCATCTGCTGGCTAAACACCCGGGCAAGCCCTACCGTCTGATCCTGCGGCCTCAGGCCCCTGACCCCATGGAGAAGCGCATCGCCGCGGACTTCGATCCGCGTGCCTCCTACCTCGAGTCCGAGAAAAGCTACCCGGCAGGCGGAGAGGCGGGCGTCGAGGAGCCAGAGGACGCGCAGGGGGAGGGCCCTGAGGAAGATGCGGAGCAGGGAGACCCGAGTGGAGACCTGCAGAGAGAGGAGAGCCTGGCGGCCTGCTCACTGGTGGAGTCCCAGTCCAAGACCAACCAAGAGGAGTTCGAGGCGGGCTCTGAGTACAGCGATCGGCTGCCCCTGGGCGCCGAGGCGGTCAACATCGCCCAGGAGATTAATGGCAACTACAGGCAGACGGCAGGCTGA